The following are encoded together in the Neofelis nebulosa isolate mNeoNeb1 chromosome 9, mNeoNeb1.pri, whole genome shotgun sequence genome:
- the CRIPT gene encoding cysteine-rich PDZ-binding protein: protein MVCEKCEKKLGTVITPDTWKDGARNTTESGGRKLNENKALTSKKARFDPYGKNKFSTCRICKSSVHQPGSHYCQGCAYKKGICAMCGKKVLDTKNYKQTSV, encoded by the exons GTGAAAAGAAACTTGGTACTGTTATCACTCCAGACACATGGAAAGACGGTGCAAGGAATACCAcag AAAGTGGTGGAAGAaagctgaatgaaaataaagcttTAACTTCAAAAAAAGCAAG aTTCGATCCATATGGAAAGAATAAGTTCTCTACTTGCAGAATTTGTAAAAGTTCTGTACATCAGCCGGGTTCCCATTACTGCCAGGGCTGTGCCTACAAAAAGG gcatCTGTGCAATGTGTGGAAAAAAGGTTTTGGATACCAAAAACTACAAGCAAACATCTGTGTAG